A single region of the Pseudomonas mandelii genome encodes:
- a CDS encoding lysophospholipid acyltransferase family protein — protein sequence MDLATQPVSEKNRDAYYWRLLATAASFTLFGLGGLCLRLVVFPLLGCLPGDAQTHRLRARQTVSRCFWFFVRFMARTGVLTYDIQGAEKLGRPGQMIMANHPSLIDVVFLIGLVRHANCVVKNSLWENPFTRGPLRRTDYISNDGSMDMLDAAADALKSGQTLIIFPEGTRTQPGEPPAFHRGGAAIALRGARILTPVIIKVSPTTLTKAEPWYRIPKRRVHFSFRVGADIDPQAFASCGPAPQASRKLNDYLHSYFIKELAEDERSTP from the coding sequence ATGGACCTGGCAACGCAACCTGTAAGCGAAAAAAACCGCGACGCCTATTACTGGCGTCTGCTGGCGACTGCCGCAAGCTTCACCCTGTTCGGGTTGGGCGGGCTGTGCCTGCGGCTGGTGGTGTTCCCGTTGCTGGGCTGCCTGCCCGGCGATGCGCAGACCCATCGGTTACGGGCACGGCAAACCGTCAGTCGCTGCTTTTGGTTTTTCGTCCGGTTCATGGCCCGTACCGGGGTACTGACTTACGACATCCAGGGCGCGGAAAAACTGGGTCGCCCGGGCCAGATGATCATGGCCAATCACCCGTCGCTGATCGACGTGGTATTTCTGATCGGCCTGGTGCGTCACGCCAACTGCGTGGTCAAAAACAGCCTCTGGGAGAACCCGTTCACCCGCGGCCCGCTACGCCGCACCGACTACATCAGCAACGACGGCAGCATGGACATGCTCGACGCCGCGGCTGACGCACTGAAAAGCGGTCAGACGCTGATCATCTTTCCCGAAGGCACACGCACCCAGCCGGGCGAACCGCCAGCCTTTCATCGGGGGGGCGCGGCAATCGCCCTGCGCGGTGCGAGAATCCTGACCCCGGTGATCATCAAGGTCAGTCCGACCACATTGACCAAGGCCGAACCCTGGTATCGCATCCCGAAACGTCGCGTGCACTTCAGTTTCCGTGTCGGGGCCGATATAGACCCACAAGCCTTTGCTTCATGTGGCCCTGCACCTCAGGCTTCGCGCAAGCTCAACGATTATTTGCACTCTTACTTTATTAAGGAGCTCGCCGAAGATGAGCGATCTACACCGTGA
- a CDS encoding phosphopantetheine-binding protein, whose product MSDLHREIKELIIDALGLEDISAQDIGDDQTLFGEGLGLDSVDALELGLAIQKKYGIKIDADAKDTRNHFSNVASLAAFVTAKQAA is encoded by the coding sequence ATGAGCGATCTACACCGTGAAATCAAAGAACTGATCATCGACGCCCTGGGCCTTGAAGACATCAGCGCACAAGACATCGGCGATGACCAGACGCTGTTCGGCGAAGGCCTGGGCCTGGATTCGGTAGACGCCCTGGAACTCGGCCTGGCCATCCAGAAAAAGTACGGCATCAAAATCGACGCCGACGCCAAGGACACCCGCAATCACTTCAGCAACGTGGCGAGCCTTGCGGCGTTCGTCACCGCAAAACAGGCAGCTTGA
- a CDS encoding acyl carrier protein: MQTRDDIFNTLRDALVELFELDPERVSLESNLYQDLEIDSIDAVDLIDHIKRQTGKKIAAEEFKSVRTVSDVVEAVYRLVQPAA, from the coding sequence ATGCAAACTCGTGATGACATTTTCAACACCCTGCGCGATGCCTTGGTAGAACTCTTCGAGCTGGACCCTGAGCGCGTGAGCCTCGAATCCAACCTGTATCAGGATCTGGAAATCGACAGCATCGACGCCGTCGACCTGATTGATCACATCAAGCGTCAGACCGGCAAGAAAATCGCCGCCGAAGAATTCAAATCGGTGCGCACCGTCAGTGACGTGGTCGAGGCGGTCTACCGTCTGGTTCAACCGGCCGCATGA
- a CDS encoding COG4648 family protein, with amino-acid sequence MSRLIGLGLLLAGLLYPFAVYFGMEHFAPWQFGLLLGSLWLARALLGPRRPGSLWMALTAIGFCLLLALFDSPLLLRWYPVLISAFMLGLFGLSLKIGPPMVERLARLREPHLPAKAIVYTRQVTVVWCVFFLCNGLLAAALTLWAPLSWWMLYTGLISYGLMGLLFAIEWLIRQRVRGHP; translated from the coding sequence ATGAGTCGACTGATCGGCCTTGGCCTGCTGCTGGCGGGCCTGTTGTACCCCTTTGCGGTGTATTTCGGCATGGAACACTTTGCTCCGTGGCAGTTCGGTCTGCTGCTGGGCAGCCTGTGGCTGGCGCGGGCACTGCTGGGTCCCCGTCGCCCCGGCAGCCTGTGGATGGCGCTCACTGCGATCGGCTTTTGCCTGTTGCTGGCGCTGTTCGACAGCCCGTTGTTGCTGCGTTGGTATCCGGTGCTGATCAGCGCTTTCATGCTGGGGCTGTTTGGCCTGAGCCTGAAAATCGGGCCGCCGATGGTTGAGCGCCTGGCGCGCCTGCGTGAGCCGCACTTGCCGGCCAAGGCGATTGTTTACACCCGCCAGGTGACCGTCGTCTGGTGTGTGTTTTTCCTCTGTAACGGTTTGCTTGCCGCCGCCCTGACCCTGTGGGCGCCGCTGAGTTGGTGGATGTTGTACACCGGCCTGATTTCCTATGGATTGATGGGCCTGCTGTTTGCCATTGAATGGCTCATACGACAACGGGTACGAGGCCACCCATGA